A region of Streptomyces cinnamoneus DNA encodes the following proteins:
- a CDS encoding glycosyltransferase family 2 protein translates to MTGPGMKVGAVVLTMGNRPEELRALLESVAKQTGEAIEVVVVGNGSPLPEISVPGLAVRTVELSENVGIPAGRNVGIEAFGPAGRDVDVLLFLDDDGLLPGQDTAQLCREAFAADPELGIISFRIADPDTGETQRRHVPRLRASDPMRSSRVTTFLGGANAARTRVFADVGGLPDEFFYAHEETDLAWRALDAGWMIDYRADMVLHHPTTAPSRHAVYHRMVARNRVWLARRNLPAPLVPVYVGVWLLLTLARRPSLPALRAWFGGFREGWTTPCGPRRPMKWRTVWRLTRLGRPPVI, encoded by the coding sequence TGCGCGCCCTGCTGGAGTCGGTGGCCAAGCAGACCGGCGAGGCGATCGAGGTGGTGGTGGTCGGCAACGGCTCGCCGCTGCCGGAGATCAGCGTCCCCGGCCTGGCCGTGCGGACCGTCGAGCTGTCGGAGAACGTGGGCATCCCGGCCGGCCGCAACGTCGGCATCGAGGCCTTCGGGCCGGCCGGCCGCGACGTCGACGTCCTGCTCTTCCTCGACGACGACGGCCTGCTGCCGGGCCAGGACACGGCCCAGCTGTGCCGGGAGGCGTTCGCCGCGGATCCCGAGCTCGGCATCATCAGCTTCCGTATCGCCGACCCCGACACAGGTGAGACCCAGCGTCGTCACGTGCCGCGCCTGCGGGCCTCCGACCCGATGCGCTCCTCGCGCGTGACCACCTTCCTCGGTGGCGCCAACGCGGCCCGCACCAGGGTCTTCGCCGACGTCGGCGGGCTGCCGGACGAGTTCTTCTACGCGCACGAGGAGACCGACCTCGCCTGGCGGGCGCTCGACGCGGGCTGGATGATCGACTACCGGGCGGACATGGTGCTGCACCATCCGACCACCGCTCCCAGCCGCCATGCCGTCTACCACCGCATGGTGGCCCGCAACCGCGTCTGGCTGGCGCGCCGCAACCTGCCCGCCCCGCTGGTCCCGGTCTACGTCGGCGTCTGGCTGCTGCTGACCCTGGCCCGCCGCCCCTCCCTGCCCGCGCTGCGGGCCTGGTTCGGCGGTTTCCGGGAGGGCTGGACGACTCCCTGCGGTCCGCGCCGGCCCATGAAGTGGCGTACCGTGTGGCGCCTGACCCGACTGGGTCGACCGCCCGTGATCTGA
- a CDS encoding ABC transporter permease: MSETTHDSAVAMSAPPSPDDGLSAAELAKKYGLAVSGARPSLPDYARQLWDRRHFIIAFSRAKMTAQYSQAKLGQVWQVATPLLNASVYFLIFGVLMQQGKDMGIGTYIPFLVTGVFVFTFTQSSAMAGVRSIAGNLGLVRALHFPRAALPISFAMQQLQQLLLSMCVLFVFLVGFGHMPALSWLLIVPVLVCQFVFNTGLAMILARMGSKTPDLAQLLPFLTRTWMYASGVMYNLTAALEKTKAPAWVVDVLGANPAAVYIDLMRWSLIDNHSRIHLPPHVWALAVGWALVVGVGGFVYFWKAEEQYGRG; encoded by the coding sequence GTGAGCGAGACAACGCACGACAGTGCGGTCGCCATGAGTGCCCCGCCATCCCCCGACGACGGACTGTCCGCCGCGGAGCTGGCCAAGAAGTACGGCCTCGCGGTGAGCGGCGCCCGGCCGAGCCTGCCGGACTACGCGCGGCAGCTGTGGGACCGGCGGCACTTCATCATCGCCTTCTCCCGGGCGAAGATGACGGCGCAGTACAGCCAGGCCAAGCTGGGCCAGGTCTGGCAGGTGGCCACGCCGCTGCTCAACGCCTCGGTGTACTTCCTGATCTTCGGCGTCCTGATGCAGCAGGGCAAGGACATGGGGATCGGCACCTACATCCCCTTCCTGGTGACCGGTGTCTTCGTCTTCACCTTCACCCAGAGCTCGGCCATGGCGGGCGTGCGCTCGATCGCCGGCAACCTGGGGCTGGTGCGCGCCCTGCACTTCCCCCGGGCGGCTCTGCCGATCTCCTTCGCGATGCAGCAGCTCCAGCAGCTGCTGCTGTCGATGTGCGTGCTGTTCGTGTTCCTGGTCGGCTTCGGTCACATGCCGGCGCTGTCCTGGCTGCTGATCGTGCCGGTGCTGGTGTGCCAGTTCGTCTTCAACACCGGCCTGGCGATGATCCTCGCCCGGATGGGCAGCAAGACCCCGGACCTGGCCCAGCTGCTGCCGTTCCTCACCCGCACGTGGATGTACGCGTCCGGCGTGATGTACAACCTGACCGCGGCGCTGGAGAAGACGAAGGCCCCCGCGTGGGTCGTCGACGTCCTGGGGGCCAACCCCGCCGCCGTCTACATCGACCTGATGCGCTGGTCGCTGATCGACAACCACAGCCGGATCCACCTGCCGCCGCACGTCTGGGCGCTGGCGGTCGGCTGGGCGCTGGTCGTCGGCGTCGGCGGCTTCGTGTACTTCTGGAAGGCTGAGGAGCAGTACGGCCGTGGCTGA
- a CDS encoding ABC transporter ATP-binding protein, with protein sequence MADQNSASKASERVPTVIADDVHIVYRVYGGNTGRGSATAALNRIIKRKPGAGVREVHAVKGVSFTAYRGQAIGLIGSNGSGKSTLLKAVAGLLPTERGKIYTDGQPSLLGVNAAMMNDLTGEKNVMLGGLAMGMSREQIKERYQGIVDFSGINEKGDFITLPMRTYSSGMAARLRFSIAAAKDHDVLMIDEALATGDRSFQKRSEERIRELRKEAGTVFLVSHNNRSIRDTCDRVLWLERGELLMDGPTDEVVRAYEKETAR encoded by the coding sequence GTGGCTGATCAGAACTCCGCGTCGAAGGCGTCCGAGCGGGTCCCCACCGTCATCGCGGACGACGTCCACATCGTCTACCGCGTCTACGGCGGCAACACCGGCCGCGGCAGCGCGACCGCCGCCCTGAACCGGATCATCAAGCGCAAGCCCGGGGCGGGGGTGCGCGAGGTGCACGCCGTCAAGGGTGTGAGCTTCACCGCGTACCGGGGTCAGGCCATCGGCCTGATCGGCTCCAACGGCTCCGGCAAGTCGACCCTCCTCAAGGCGGTCGCCGGGCTGCTGCCCACCGAGCGCGGCAAGATCTACACCGACGGCCAGCCCTCGCTGCTGGGCGTCAACGCGGCCATGATGAACGACCTCACGGGCGAGAAGAACGTGATGCTCGGCGGTCTGGCCATGGGCATGTCCCGGGAGCAGATCAAGGAGCGCTACCAGGGCATCGTCGACTTCTCCGGCATCAACGAGAAGGGCGACTTCATCACGCTGCCCATGCGGACGTATTCCTCCGGCATGGCGGCCCGCCTGCGCTTCTCCATCGCCGCGGCCAAGGACCACGACGTGCTGATGATCGACGAGGCGCTGGCCACCGGTGACCGGTCGTTCCAGAAGCGCTCGGAGGAACGCATCCGCGAGCTGCGCAAGGAGGCCGGCACGGTCTTCCTGGTCAGCCACAACAACAGGTCGATCCGGGACACCTGCGACCGCGTGCTGTGGCTGGAGCGCGGCGAGCTGCTCATGGACGGGCCGACCGACGAGGTGGTCCGGGCCTATGAGAAGGAGACGGCCCGCTAG
- the hpnC gene encoding squalene synthase HpnC yields MTAGTDAHTRAVLDKAAHENFPVAPFFVPRAWRDDLMAVYGYARLVDDIGDGDLPPGGRDAELLGLDREQSDDRVAMLDAFEADLLRVFDRTGTGPRHPLLLRLRPTVRRCGLTPEPFLGLIGANRQDQRVRRYGTYADLLAYCELSANPVGRLVLGITGTATPERTRRSDAVCTALQIVEHLQDVAEDLRRDRVYLPAEDMERFRVTEADLARATGSASVRALVAYEAERARHLLNEGTPLVGSVHGRLKLLLAGFVGGGRAALRAVAAAGHDVLPGPPKPTKLSLLREVGATLRREG; encoded by the coding sequence ATGACCGCGGGGACGGACGCGCACACGCGCGCCGTGCTCGACAAGGCCGCGCACGAGAACTTCCCGGTGGCACCCTTCTTCGTGCCCCGCGCCTGGCGGGACGACCTCATGGCCGTCTACGGCTACGCCCGCCTGGTCGACGACATCGGCGACGGCGACCTGCCCCCGGGCGGCCGTGACGCCGAGCTGCTGGGCCTGGACCGCGAGCAGAGCGACGACCGCGTCGCCATGCTCGACGCCTTCGAGGCCGACCTCCTGCGGGTCTTCGACCGCACGGGCACGGGCCCGCGCCACCCCCTGCTGCTCCGCCTGCGCCCCACCGTGCGGCGCTGCGGGCTCACCCCCGAGCCCTTCCTCGGGCTGATCGGGGCCAACCGCCAGGACCAGCGGGTGCGCCGCTACGGCACGTACGCCGACCTGCTCGCCTACTGCGAGCTGTCCGCCAACCCCGTGGGCCGCCTCGTCCTCGGCATCACCGGCACCGCCACCCCCGAGCGGACCCGCCGCTCGGACGCCGTCTGCACCGCCCTGCAGATCGTCGAACACCTACAGGACGTCGCCGAGGACCTCCGGCGCGACCGCGTCTACCTCCCCGCCGAGGACATGGAGCGCTTCCGCGTCACGGAGGCCGACCTCGCCCGCGCCACCGGCAGCGCTTCGGTGCGTGCACTGGTCGCGTACGAGGCGGAACGCGCCCGGCACCTGCTGAATGAAGGCACCCCCCTGGTGGGTAGCGTCCACGGCAGGCTGAAGCTGTTGCTCGCGGGGTTCGTGGGCGGAGGGAGGGCCGCGCTCCGAGCGGTCGCCGCCGCGGGCCACGACGTTCTCCCCGGACCGCCCAAGCCCACCAAGCTCAGCCTGCTGCGCGAGGTGGGGGCGACACTGCGAAGAGAGGGGTGA
- the hpnD gene encoding presqualene diphosphate synthase HpnD, which translates to MSGTVTGTPYASAPVLAAYSYCEAVTGQQAGNFSYGIRLLPAAKRRAMSALYAFSRRVDDIGDGPLDAESKRLRLEDARTTLDRIKAGDLDEDDTDPVAVALAHAVRRFPIPIGGLDELIDGVQMDVRGETYETWDELSAYCRCVAGAIGRLSLGVFGTVPGARDTARAAEYADTLGLALQLTNILRDVREDAANGRTYLPSEDLAKFGCSAGFHSATLPPGADFTGLVQFEVRRARALFAQGMRLLPMLDRRSGACVAAMSGIYRRLLDRIAEEPQAVLRGRVSLPGREKAFVAVRGLSGYDARTVHRQTARGRA; encoded by the coding sequence GTGAGCGGGACCGTGACCGGAACGCCATACGCGTCCGCGCCGGTACTCGCCGCGTACAGCTACTGCGAGGCCGTCACCGGACAGCAGGCCGGCAACTTCAGCTACGGCATCAGACTCCTGCCGGCCGCCAAGCGGCGGGCGATGTCGGCGCTGTACGCCTTCTCGCGGCGCGTGGACGACATCGGCGACGGCCCCCTGGACGCCGAGTCCAAGCGGCTGCGCCTGGAGGACGCCCGGACGACGCTGGACCGGATCAAGGCCGGCGACCTCGACGAGGACGACACCGACCCGGTGGCCGTCGCGCTCGCGCACGCCGTGCGCCGCTTCCCCATCCCCATCGGCGGCCTCGACGAACTGATCGACGGCGTCCAGATGGACGTGCGCGGCGAGACCTACGAGACCTGGGACGAGCTGTCGGCGTACTGCCGCTGCGTCGCGGGCGCCATCGGCCGGCTCTCGCTCGGCGTGTTCGGGACCGTGCCCGGCGCGCGTGACACCGCGCGCGCCGCCGAGTACGCCGATACCCTCGGCCTCGCCCTCCAGCTGACCAACATCCTGCGCGACGTCCGCGAGGACGCGGCCAACGGCCGCACCTACCTGCCGTCCGAGGACCTCGCCAAGTTCGGCTGCTCCGCCGGGTTCCACTCCGCCACGCTGCCGCCCGGCGCGGACTTCACCGGGCTGGTGCAGTTCGAGGTGCGGCGCGCCCGGGCGCTCTTCGCCCAGGGCATGCGGCTGCTGCCCATGCTCGACCGGCGCAGCGGCGCCTGCGTCGCCGCCATGTCCGGCATCTACCGCCGGCTCCTGGACCGCATCGCCGAGGAGCCGCAGGCCGTGCTGCGCGGCCGGGTCTCCCTGCCCGGGCGCGAGAAGGCGTTCGTCGCCGTGCGCGGGCTGTCCGGGTACGACGCGCGGACCGTCCACCGGCAGACCGCCAGGGGGCGCGCTTGA